Within Candidatus Melainabacteria bacterium, the genomic segment CTTCTCTGCCAGCACAGACTGACGCCACCACTTCAAGAGATAGACGTTCACCGGTAACGTTGCTCGCCTCTGAAACAACACACAATGCCGGTCTGCAGTTGTCGAGATATCGCTCCAGTTCAACTTGATCGATAATTCCTCGACGAGCGTAAGGGAGCACCACCACTTTCAAATTCAATTTCTTGTGCAGCTCATTTAGCGTCCGCGTCACTGCATTGTGCTCAAGTGGTCCAGTGACGACGCAATCGCCCTCTTTAAGCGGCAGTCCGCGCAACACCATATTGATGGAGTAGGTGCATCCCGGAGTAAAAATCACTCTCTCCGAATTTGAAACGCCCAAAAAACGGGCCAGATTTTGACGAACATCGAAGATCTTTCGCGCCGAATTTAAAGCAAGCTCATGGGCAGCCCGTCCGGGATTACCGGCATGGCGAAAGTATTGATCGTGAGCGGCATAAACGCTCGCCGGCTTAGGGTAACTGGTGGCCGCATTGTCAAAATAAATCGGCTTTTCGCTGGAATCCGACATGCTCGCCTTAACCGCAATCCTTAGCCACCGTCATGCTAGGATTATCTGCTTATGGCGAAGATATTACTAGTTGAAGACGACAAAAACTTAGCGATGCTTGTCAAAGATGGCATCAGCTTTGAAAATCACATAGTCGATATTGTGCATGACGGGCAGGAAGGAATGGATGTTCTCAGGTCGGTTAATTACGAGCTGGTCATTCTCGACTGGGATCTGCCGAAAGTTTCCGGGCTGGAAATATTGCAAAATTTGAGAGCAAGAGGTTCGCACACGCCGGTTCTCATGCTCACAGGCAAGAATCAGATTATCGATAAGGAACGCGGTTTCCAATCCGGAGCAGACGATTACTTAACCAAACCATTTCACATCAAAGAACTATCGGCCCGTATCACGGCACTGCTGAGAAGACCCTCGCTGCTAGCCGCTTCCGATATAACTGTAGGCGATCTGAAAATTGACCTGACGCTTCATCGCGTCACCCGAAACGGCAATGAAATTCAGCTAGCGCGACTGGAGTTCGCCGTACTGGAATTTCTGGTGCGCAACAAGGGACAGGTATTCAGCAATGACGTGCTTCTCGAGAGAGTATGGCCGGTCGATTCAGAGCGAAGCCCTGAAAGCGTTCGCACATTGATCAAAAAATTGCGCAATAAACTCGACAACGGTGGTCCAACTTTGATCCACAACGTGCATGGAGTTGGCTACAAATTCGAAGCGCCGAAAGAATAGTTTCAGCCGGTCCTTAAACGAACATCTTAAGTGAAGCGCCAGCGGACGAAATAGCTTCGTGCTAGCATTTCCACAGTCGGATTCGTATCTCAGCTTTTGCCCCGAGGTTGAATGTTTTTGCGCTACTCGCAAATCGCCGCCACGCTATTGATCAGCAGCTTAATGCTGCAATCATGCACTGGAAAATTCTCCTTCGAAAATTCGGCCCAGAGCAAAACGCGCTCTTTATCAACCATTCTCACAGACGATAGTGGCTCGCCAGCGCAGCTAACTGCCTCTCTAAGAGATTACCTGTCGGCAGAAGGACTGACCGAGCACCAGAAGGCCGAAGCATCATACGTGCTCGCCCGCCTGCAACAACAAACTACTCCTTTCGACAGCAAATCAGCTGATCCCAAAAGCAACGGCAGCGAGCGCTTAACCGACACGATAAGGCTTTTCGACGATGCTTCGCAGCTGCCTGCTCTGGCTGAGCGGTCGGCTGTGCATATCGTGGAGATAGCCACAACTATCGGTGATGAAGAACGTGCAAGAGCGGCGCTCGAGTATTTGAAACGTAAAACAACCGGGGTTGACAGGGCGCGTTATCAATACCAGATCGGGCAATCCGAGATGCGCACGCAAGAATTGGAGAAAGCGCAAGCACTCTTTATCGACTTGAAAAAACAGCATCCCGAAACTGAGTTCGCCAAAGCAGCCAACTATTACCTGGCTCAGATCGAGCTTTCCCAGGCTCAGGCCCAGAGTCAGACCCAACCACAAACACAGACCTCGCCAGAGCCGGCACAGAGAGCCGCCGTTTTGTTGCGCCAGTATATACACAGTGCTCCTGATGGGCGATTTGCTAATGACGCCATTGCCAAATTAAACGACCTG encodes:
- a CDS encoding response regulator transcription factor, encoding MAKILLVEDDKNLAMLVKDGISFENHIVDIVHDGQEGMDVLRSVNYELVILDWDLPKVSGLEILQNLRARGSHTPVLMLTGKNQIIDKERGFQSGADDYLTKPFHIKELSARITALLRRPSLLAASDITVGDLKIDLTLHRVTRNGNEIQLARLEFAVLEFLVRNKGQVFSNDVLLERVWPVDSERSPESVRTLIKKLRNKLDNGGPTLIHNVHGVGYKFEAPKE